The following proteins are encoded in a genomic region of Candidatus Diapherotrites archaeon:
- a CDS encoding adenylosuccinate lyase: MTKKIALFDLVNPVDFRYYGGDESLVQKLSPYLSENARIASHAKVEACLAKALAKNGVCSRKIAEEIAKACEKVSAEEVYEEEKSTKHDVRALANVIKRKVSIEAKPFVHFCATSYDIVDTASAYRYKKAVEEILLPELVELEKTFIGIALREKASLQIGRTHGQHAEPITFGFAMSSYVSRLGNRTKYIFRAKDKLCGKFSGAVGAYNASSLLIKDPLKFENDVMEELGLRISISSTQIAEPEPLADLSHSLISTFSVLANFSDDMRHLQRTEIAEVGEAFDSKQVGSSTMPHKRNPINFENVKSLWKAFMPRSITAYLDEISEHQRDLTNSASQRFLPELILALYLAANRLNRTCKKLVVDRQNMLANFNKSRQSIIAEPMYLLLAFYGHSDAHEKVKQLTLQAGKAQKPLAEIAFADKELKPFFAKFSKQQLALLGKPEHYTGLAEKKTEIVCREWEKKLKELKLL, encoded by the coding sequence ATGACTAAAAAAATCGCGTTGTTTGACCTGGTGAATCCGGTTGATTTCCGCTATTATGGCGGAGACGAATCCTTGGTGCAAAAGCTTTCGCCTTACCTTTCCGAGAACGCGCGCATCGCATCGCATGCAAAAGTCGAGGCTTGCCTTGCGAAAGCCCTTGCAAAAAATGGCGTCTGCTCAAGGAAAATCGCCGAAGAAATCGCGAAAGCCTGCGAAAAAGTTTCCGCCGAAGAGGTTTACGAAGAGGAAAAGAGCACGAAGCACGACGTCCGCGCGCTCGCAAACGTCATAAAGCGGAAGGTAAGCATTGAAGCCAAGCCGTTCGTGCATTTTTGCGCGACGTCCTACGACATTGTCGACACTGCTTCGGCGTACCGCTACAAGAAGGCTGTCGAGGAAATACTTTTGCCGGAACTGGTTGAACTCGAAAAGACTTTCATTGGAATTGCGTTGCGCGAAAAGGCTTCCTTGCAGATCGGCAGGACGCACGGCCAGCACGCCGAACCCATAACTTTCGGATTTGCAATGTCATCGTATGTGAGCAGGCTCGGCAACCGCACCAAATACATTTTCCGCGCAAAGGACAAATTGTGCGGCAAGTTTTCCGGGGCTGTCGGCGCGTACAACGCAAGCAGCCTGCTGATAAAGGACCCGCTCAAATTCGAAAACGACGTCATGGAAGAGCTCGGCCTGAGGATAAGCATTTCGAGCACGCAGATTGCCGAGCCGGAGCCTTTGGCCGACCTTTCGCATTCGCTTATCTCGACGTTCTCGGTTCTCGCCAACTTTTCCGACGACATGAGGCATCTGCAGAGAACGGAAATCGCGGAAGTGGGCGAGGCATTCGATTCGAAACAGGTCGGCAGTTCGACTATGCCGCACAAGCGCAATCCGATTAATTTTGAGAACGTCAAGAGCCTCTGGAAAGCGTTCATGCCGCGTTCCATCACGGCTTATTTGGACGAGATTTCAGAGCACCAGCGCGATTTGACGAACAGCGCCTCACAAAGGTTTTTGCCCGAACTCATTCTGGCGTTGTACCTTGCGGCAAACCGCCTGAACCGCACGTGCAAAAAGCTCGTTGTCGACAGGCAGAACATGCTTGCCAATTTCAACAAGAGCAGGCAAAGCATAATCGCGGAACCGATGTACCTGCTTCTGGCGTTTTACGGCCATTCCGACGCGCACGAAAAAGTGAAGCAGCTCACACTGCAGGCCGGGAAGGCGCAGAAGCCGCTTGCCGAAATCGCCTTCGCGGACAAAGAGTTGAAGCCGTTCTTCGCGAAATTCTCCAAACAGCAGCTTGCATTGCTTGGAAAGCCGGAACATTACACCGGCCTTGCGGAGAAAAAAACGGAAATCGTCTGCAGGGAATGGGAGAAAAAGCTGAAAGAACTCAAGCTGCTCTGA
- a CDS encoding phosphoribosylaminoimidazolesuccinocarboxamide synthase, producing MLAFTLSETNFSGLGRKYAGKVRDNYSLGDGTRIIITTDRLSAFDRVLTTIPFKGQVLNECSAFWFEKTKHIVDNHIIDVPDPNVTIAKECNVIPVEMVVRGYLTGSAWRDYRDGKDISGIVLPEGLRNWQKFARPLVTPSTKAEAGLHDEHVSKESLVEKGVVEKGLLETMEKTALALFAEGTRICAKNGLILVDTKYEFGLLGKKLVVVDEMHTPDSSRYWFAGTYAERFEKGVEPQILDKEFLRQWLIKEKNFMGDGPIPKIPDNIRAEVASRYITAFEKITGKEIVVPEQLDATERIKSNLAEKGYL from the coding sequence ATGCTGGCATTCACTTTGAGCGAAACAAATTTTTCCGGCCTCGGCAGGAAGTACGCTGGAAAGGTGCGCGACAACTATTCTTTGGGAGACGGCACGCGCATAATCATCACTACCGACAGGCTGTCCGCATTTGACAGGGTGCTGACGACCATTCCTTTCAAAGGCCAGGTCTTGAACGAATGCTCCGCTTTCTGGTTTGAAAAGACAAAGCACATAGTCGACAATCACATTATTGACGTGCCAGACCCAAACGTGACCATCGCAAAGGAATGTAATGTGATTCCCGTTGAAATGGTTGTCAGGGGCTATCTTACCGGCAGCGCCTGGCGCGACTACCGCGACGGCAAGGACATTTCCGGCATTGTTTTGCCGGAAGGCCTGCGGAACTGGCAGAAATTCGCAAGGCCGCTTGTCACCCCAAGCACAAAAGCGGAAGCAGGCTTGCACGACGAGCACGTTTCAAAGGAAAGCCTCGTGGAAAAGGGCGTGGTGGAAAAGGGATTGCTTGAAACGATGGAGAAAACCGCGCTGGCATTGTTTGCGGAGGGCACGCGCATTTGCGCCAAAAATGGCCTGATTCTGGTGGACACGAAATACGAGTTCGGCCTGCTCGGAAAAAAGCTGGTTGTCGTCGATGAAATGCACACGCCCGACAGTTCGCGCTACTGGTTTGCAGGCACTTACGCTGAAAGGTTTGAAAAGGGCGTCGAGCCGCAGATACTTGACAAGGAATTCCTGCGCCAGTGGCTGATAAAGGAAAAGAATTTCATGGGCGACGGGCCGATACCAAAAATTCCGGACAATATCCGCGCAGAAGTCGCAAGCCGCTACATAACGGCTTTTGAGAAAATCACCGGCAAAGAAATCGTCGTTCCCGAACAGCTTGACGCAACCGAAAGGATAAAATCCAACCTCGCAGAGAAAGGCTATTTATGA
- a CDS encoding AIR carboxylase family protein produces the protein MPDCLVVFGSGSDEAVFRPLMKRLSDFGVKAELRILSAHKSPAELSAAVEKSNARIFVAGAGLSAALPGVIASKTIQPVIGIPVNANYSGLDSFLSCSQMPSGIPVLSAGVENIEDAAFAVKAFLDGFEKVEIVQPAFSDFELFEKANDAKLLLERFGIEFYTRETSKPDLRTVSIHLVELSKTNRIVLPAGRNMRIFVPMAADTSGAELAAKVLELSTNGLWVGLNRADNAAFAAAQLLNGRGKFSPLISELRAKAKQAVLKSDSESGAGK, from the coding sequence ATGCCCGACTGCCTTGTAGTTTTCGGTTCCGGTTCCGATGAGGCTGTTTTCAGGCCCCTGATGAAAAGGCTTTCGGATTTTGGTGTGAAAGCCGAACTGCGCATTCTTTCCGCGCACAAGTCTCCCGCGGAACTTTCGGCTGCGGTTGAAAAAAGCAACGCGCGCATTTTTGTGGCGGGTGCAGGCCTGTCCGCGGCCTTGCCCGGCGTGATTGCGTCAAAAACGATTCAGCCGGTCATAGGCATTCCCGTCAACGCCAATTATTCGGGCTTGGATTCTTTTCTTTCCTGCTCGCAGATGCCGTCCGGCATTCCGGTGCTTTCTGCCGGAGTTGAAAACATTGAAGATGCCGCGTTTGCGGTCAAGGCTTTTCTGGATGGCTTTGAAAAGGTTGAAATCGTACAGCCGGCTTTTTCCGATTTTGAATTGTTTGAAAAGGCCAATGATGCCAAGCTTTTGCTGGAACGGTTCGGAATAGAGTTTTACACGCGTGAAACATCAAAGCCCGATTTGCGGACTGTTTCAATTCATCTCGTGGAACTGTCGAAAACCAACAGGATTGTTTTGCCCGCTGGCAGGAACATGCGAATTTTTGTGCCTATGGCGGCTGACACAAGCGGGGCTGAGCTGGCGGCGAAGGTGCTTGAACTGAGCACAAACGGCCTTTGGGTCGGGCTGAACCGCGCCGACAATGCAGCGTTTGCCGCAGCACAGCTTTTGAACGGCCGCGGAAAATTTTCCCCGCTTATTTCGGAATTGAGGGCAAAGGCCAAGCAGGCTGTTTTGAAGTCCGACTCGGAATCAGGTGCCGGAAAATGA
- a CDS encoding RidA family protein → MMEKIFSKNAPAAIGPYSQAIKANGFVFCSGQIPIDPKTGEFVAGGIAGQTGQACKNLKAVLEAAGSSLEKVVKTTVFLKSMADFQAMNEVYARHFASKPARATVEVSALPKGALVEIECVALA, encoded by the coding sequence ATAATGGAAAAAATCTTTTCAAAAAACGCCCCCGCCGCAATCGGCCCCTACTCGCAGGCAATAAAGGCGAACGGTTTTGTCTTCTGCTCCGGCCAGATTCCGATTGACCCGAAGACAGGCGAATTTGTTGCTGGCGGAATTGCCGGGCAGACGGGGCAGGCCTGCAAAAACCTGAAGGCGGTGCTCGAAGCCGCCGGTTCTTCCCTGGAAAAGGTCGTCAAGACAACGGTTTTTTTGAAAAGCATGGCTGACTTCCAGGCGATGAATGAAGTGTATGCAAGGCATTTCGCTTCAAAGCCAGCCCGCGCAACTGTCGAGGTTTCCGCCTTGCCGAAAGGCGCGCTTGTCGAGATTGAGTGCGTAGCACTTGCTTAG
- a CDS encoding phosphoenolpyruvate carboxykinase (GTP) has translation MVETINAGLAKNAFLKKWVEECAELCQPERIWWMDGSEEEKEKLTDEAYKTGDFIKLNQEKLPGCNLHRSAVNDVARTEQLTFICTAQKDDAGPMNNWMAPDEAYAKLSGIFRDSMKGRTMFVIPFSMGPLHSPFRKIGVQISDSHYVALNMRIMTRIGKKVLEALGDSDDFTKCLHGKAELDMEKRFICHFPEDNAVWSVGSGYGGNALLGKKCLALRIASYLGKKEGWMAEHMLIMGVQNPEGKTHFIAAAFPSACGKTNLAMLIPPAEFRGWKIWTIGDDIAWIRIEKDGRMYAVNPENGFFGVAPQTSYRTNPNAMKTIGKNTIFTNVLLRDDGTVWWEGMEEAPAKGTDWKGEPWTPQKGEPGAHPNSRFTAPVSQCPSLYPDWENPKGVPLSAIIFGGRRATTMPLVFEAFDWQHGTFVGATMSSEKTAAAVGKVGEVRRDPMAMLPFCGYHMGDYFRHWLDMGKKAENCPKIFHVNWFRKDGNGKFLWPGFGENLRVLKWVIERCEGNGRAEKTAIGFVPEKGAIDTHGISVSESQMLELLKVDKAEWAGETKSQLELLDKIGERLPKEIREEHEKLAHRLQSQ, from the coding sequence ATGGTTGAAACAATCAATGCCGGTCTTGCCAAAAACGCTTTTTTGAAAAAATGGGTCGAGGAATGCGCCGAACTGTGCCAGCCGGAAAGAATCTGGTGGATGGACGGAAGCGAAGAGGAAAAGGAAAAGCTCACTGATGAGGCTTACAAGACCGGGGATTTCATAAAGCTCAACCAGGAAAAACTGCCGGGCTGCAACCTGCACAGGTCCGCGGTCAACGACGTCGCAAGGACAGAACAATTGACGTTCATCTGCACTGCACAAAAGGATGATGCTGGGCCGATGAACAACTGGATGGCACCCGACGAGGCTTACGCAAAGCTTTCGGGCATTTTCAGGGATTCTATGAAGGGCAGGACAATGTTCGTCATACCGTTTTCAATGGGGCCATTGCACTCGCCGTTCAGGAAAATCGGCGTGCAAATCTCGGACAGCCATTACGTTGCATTGAACATGCGCATAATGACGCGCATCGGAAAAAAGGTGCTCGAAGCGCTCGGCGATTCCGATGATTTCACAAAATGCCTGCACGGAAAAGCGGAATTGGACATGGAAAAGAGGTTCATCTGCCATTTCCCCGAAGACAATGCCGTTTGGAGCGTGGGCTCCGGCTATGGCGGAAACGCATTGCTCGGAAAAAAATGCCTTGCATTGCGCATTGCAAGCTATCTGGGCAAAAAGGAGGGCTGGATGGCGGAGCACATGCTCATAATGGGCGTGCAGAACCCGGAAGGCAAAACCCATTTCATTGCCGCGGCATTCCCAAGCGCGTGCGGAAAAACAAATCTCGCAATGCTTATTCCGCCCGCAGAATTCAGGGGCTGGAAAATCTGGACGATCGGCGACGACATTGCATGGATCCGCATTGAAAAAGACGGCAGGATGTATGCAGTCAATCCCGAAAACGGCTTTTTCGGCGTTGCCCCGCAGACAAGCTACAGGACAAACCCGAACGCAATGAAAACAATCGGCAAAAACACCATTTTCACGAACGTCCTTTTGAGGGACGATGGAACGGTCTGGTGGGAAGGCATGGAGGAAGCGCCAGCCAAAGGAACCGACTGGAAAGGCGAGCCATGGACTCCGCAGAAAGGCGAGCCAGGCGCGCACCCGAATTCAAGGTTTACGGCGCCGGTTTCGCAGTGCCCGTCGCTTTACCCGGACTGGGAAAACCCGAAAGGCGTTCCGTTGTCCGCAATCATTTTCGGGGGAAGGCGCGCAACGACAATGCCGCTGGTGTTCGAGGCATTCGACTGGCAGCACGGCACCTTTGTGGGCGCAACAATGTCATCCGAAAAGACTGCTGCAGCGGTCGGCAAAGTCGGGGAAGTGCGGAGAGACCCCATGGCGATGCTGCCGTTCTGCGGCTACCACATGGGCGACTATTTCAGGCACTGGCTCGACATGGGCAAAAAGGCGGAGAATTGCCCGAAGATTTTCCACGTCAACTGGTTCAGGAAAGACGGGAATGGGAAGTTCCTGTGGCCGGGCTTCGGGGAAAACCTGCGCGTGCTCAAATGGGTAATCGAAAGGTGCGAAGGCAATGGCAGGGCGGAAAAAACCGCCATCGGATTCGTGCCGGAAAAAGGCGCGATCGACACGCATGGAATCAGCGTAAGCGAAAGCCAAATGCTCGAGCTGCTCAAAGTGGACAAGGCCGAATGGGCCGGCGAAACGAAAAGCCAACTGGAACTGCTTGACAAAATCGGCGAAAGGCTGCCAAAGGAAATCCGCGAAGAGCACGAAAAGCTGGCGCACAGGCTGCAATCACAATAG
- a CDS encoding Lrp/AsnC family transcriptional regulator, with amino-acid sequence MASWDFAALDSKDRQILAELDLDSSSSFSAIAKNVRLSQEVVRYRIKRFEDGGVIFKYFAVINPAKFGKSIFKVLLRLHNLAEGRKSHIVKFLCESEATAWVAEIDGNFDIAFTAFASTPLALDAFLDSFLEKFNENIAKKKISVNVWGNYLPRSYLSGTKKVPAKAAGRPSYTSQSGETPLDRVDQKILWLLGQNCRMNSVEIAQQTGVSPDTVLFRMRRMKKEGVITKFTVMLNHSAIGQLHYKVLVFANVASAERVKKFLGYCSAADRIVYVIKSLGEWDFELDVEAESPEQFRAVMAELTSKFSGVVEDYESLLVFKLHKYTLFPEKP; translated from the coding sequence ATGGCAAGCTGGGATTTTGCGGCTTTGGACTCGAAGGACAGGCAGATCCTCGCCGAACTGGACCTGGATTCATCATCTTCTTTTTCCGCCATAGCGAAAAACGTGCGGCTTTCGCAGGAAGTAGTAAGGTACAGGATAAAACGTTTTGAAGATGGCGGCGTCATTTTCAAGTATTTTGCGGTCATAAATCCTGCAAAATTCGGCAAATCAATTTTCAAGGTACTGCTCAGGCTCCACAACCTTGCCGAAGGCAGGAAAAGCCACATAGTAAAGTTCCTGTGCGAAAGCGAAGCCACCGCATGGGTTGCGGAAATAGACGGAAACTTCGACATTGCGTTCACAGCCTTTGCTTCGACCCCGCTGGCGCTTGACGCTTTTCTCGATTCATTTCTTGAGAAATTCAATGAAAACATCGCCAAGAAAAAAATTTCCGTGAACGTCTGGGGCAACTACCTTCCGCGTTCCTATCTTTCCGGGACAAAAAAGGTGCCCGCAAAAGCGGCTGGCCGGCCAAGCTATACTTCGCAATCCGGGGAAACGCCGCTTGACCGGGTTGACCAAAAAATATTGTGGCTGTTGGGCCAAAACTGCCGCATGAACTCGGTTGAAATCGCCCAGCAGACAGGCGTTTCCCCGGACACGGTCCTGTTTAGGATGCGGCGCATGAAAAAGGAGGGCGTGATAACGAAGTTTACCGTAATGTTAAACCATTCCGCTATCGGCCAGCTTCATTACAAGGTCCTTGTCTTTGCGAACGTTGCCTCAGCGGAACGCGTGAAAAAATTCCTCGGTTATTGCAGTGCTGCCGACCGCATAGTCTACGTCATAAAGTCGCTTGGCGAATGGGATTTCGAGCTTGACGTCGAAGCCGAAAGCCCGGAACAGTTCAGGGCAGTAATGGCTGAATTGACTTCCAAGTTTTCCGGTGTGGTCGAGGACTACGAATCCCTGCTCGTTTTCAAACTGCACAAGTACACTCTGTTCCCGGAAAAGCCGTAA
- the ilvD gene encoding dihydroxy-acid dehydratase, translating into MAERKLRSDTIKKGFERAPHRSLLRATGVIKDEKDFDKPFIGIANSYTDTVPGHVHLQELGKIAKEAVREAGGVPFEFNTIGVDDGIAMGHIGMRYSLPSRELIADCVETMIEAHRLDGIVMIANCDKIVPGMMMAAARINVPAVYVSGGPMEAGHLNGKAVDLISVFEGIGEVSEGKMSEKELKELEKVACPTCGSCSGMFTANSMNCLAEAIGLALPGNGTFIATGKKRRELVAKAAKQIMMLVEKDIKPRDIITQKSLDNAFILDMAMGGSTNTVLHTLAIAREAGVDYPMERINRLAEKVPYICKVSPAEPDTHVEDVDRAGGISAILHEVSQIKGVLNLDTPTVTGKTLGENIKDAKVLDRKIIRSVSDPHQKKGGLRVLFGNLAPEGAIIKAGAVDKDSHRFEGKAVCFDSEDEAMKAILARRIKKGDVVVIRYEGPRGGPGMPEMLSPTSAIVGQGLGKEVALITDGRFSGGTRGICVGHISPEAASRGPIAALKNGDTIVIDIENAKIDVSLPEKELRERLAKLPEFELKIRRGWLARYALMVSSANTGAILMQSGLQPKTAKQSEIERLNGKSGYRKLEDA; encoded by the coding sequence ATGGCTGAAAGAAAGCTCCGCTCTGACACGATCAAAAAAGGCTTTGAACGCGCGCCGCACCGCTCGCTTTTGAGGGCGACCGGCGTCATAAAAGACGAAAAGGATTTTGACAAGCCGTTCATCGGCATAGCCAACAGTTACACCGACACCGTGCCGGGGCATGTGCACTTGCAGGAACTTGGAAAGATTGCAAAGGAAGCCGTCAGGGAAGCGGGCGGCGTCCCATTTGAATTCAACACAATCGGCGTCGACGACGGCATTGCAATGGGCCACATCGGCATGCGCTATTCTCTTCCGAGCAGGGAACTGATTGCGGATTGCGTCGAAACCATGATTGAGGCGCACAGGCTTGACGGCATTGTAATGATTGCGAACTGCGACAAGATTGTTCCCGGCATGATGATGGCGGCCGCGCGCATAAACGTTCCCGCGGTTTACGTTTCCGGCGGGCCGATGGAAGCAGGCCATTTGAATGGAAAGGCCGTCGACCTCATCAGCGTTTTCGAGGGCATCGGCGAAGTCAGCGAGGGAAAAATGTCGGAAAAGGAATTGAAGGAGCTGGAAAAAGTTGCGTGCCCGACGTGCGGCTCTTGCTCCGGCATGTTCACTGCAAACAGCATGAACTGCCTTGCCGAAGCCATAGGCCTGGCCCTGCCCGGAAACGGCACGTTCATTGCAACCGGCAAGAAAAGAAGGGAGCTTGTCGCGAAGGCGGCAAAGCAGATAATGATGCTGGTCGAAAAAGACATCAAGCCGCGCGACATCATAACGCAGAAAAGCCTTGACAACGCATTCATTCTGGACATGGCGATGGGCGGCTCGACAAACACTGTCCTGCATACCCTTGCGATTGCGCGCGAGGCAGGCGTCGACTACCCGATGGAACGCATAAACAGGCTTGCGGAAAAAGTGCCTTACATCTGCAAGGTTTCTCCAGCGGAACCTGACACGCACGTTGAGGACGTTGACAGGGCGGGCGGGATTTCAGCAATATTGCACGAAGTTTCGCAGATCAAAGGCGTCCTGAACCTTGACACGCCCACGGTTACGGGGAAAACACTCGGCGAAAACATAAAGGACGCAAAGGTTCTTGACAGGAAAATCATAAGGAGCGTTTCGGACCCGCACCAGAAAAAAGGCGGCCTCCGCGTTTTGTTCGGAAACCTTGCCCCGGAAGGCGCAATCATCAAGGCCGGCGCTGTCGACAAGGACTCGCACAGGTTTGAAGGCAAAGCAGTCTGCTTCGACTCGGAAGACGAGGCAATGAAGGCAATCCTTGCGCGCAGGATAAAAAAAGGCGACGTTGTCGTCATCCGCTACGAGGGGCCGAGAGGGGGGCCCGGCATGCCGGAAATGCTTTCCCCTACAAGCGCGATTGTCGGCCAGGGCCTGGGAAAGGAAGTTGCGCTCATCACAGACGGAAGATTTTCAGGCGGCACAAGGGGAATCTGCGTGGGGCATATTTCGCCGGAAGCCGCGTCCCGCGGGCCGATTGCCGCGCTCAAAAACGGCGATACGATTGTAATTGACATTGAAAATGCGAAAATCGACGTTTCATTGCCGGAAAAGGAGCTCAGGGAAAGGCTTGCAAAACTCCCGGAATTCGAACTCAAAATCAGGCGCGGCTGGCTTGCAAGGTATGCCCTGATGGTTTCAAGCGCGAACACCGGCGCAATCCTGATGCAGAGCGGCCTCCAGCCCAAAACCGCAAAGCAAAGCGAAATTGAAAGGCTGAACGGCAAGTCAGGCTACCGGAAACTCGAAGACGCCTGA
- a CDS encoding PIN domain-containing protein, giving the protein MKPEPFIDSSVFIIAKERPQSNSAKIMELLAGREIEAVVSAKVVREVFAYFKGHYGKDIASDYRLFIMQACRIIEPYTIEKELAQWKNRIKEKDLEHIATAKAVHAKFLVGFDRHFKPFPEYRTPKKFLKEIGIKERRTEY; this is encoded by the coding sequence ATGAAGCCTGAACCGTTCATTGATTCAAGCGTTTTCATAATAGCCAAGGAACGGCCGCAGTCGAATTCGGCAAAAATAATGGAATTGCTTGCCGGCAGGGAAATAGAAGCGGTCGTTTCAGCCAAAGTCGTGAGGGAAGTTTTCGCCTACTTCAAAGGCCATTACGGGAAAGACATTGCGTCGGATTACCGCCTGTTTATAATGCAGGCGTGCCGGATAATCGAACCGTACACAATAGAAAAGGAACTCGCGCAGTGGAAAAACAGGATAAAGGAAAAGGACTTGGAGCACATTGCCACAGCCAAGGCCGTTCACGCAAAATTTTTGGTGGGCTTCGACCGCCACTTCAAGCCGTTCCCCGAATACAGGACGCCGAAGAAGTTCCTCAAAGAAATTGGAATAAAAGAAAGGCGGACAGAATACTGA
- the ilvC gene encoding ketol-acid reductoisomerase has translation MAQIFHEKDATLDAVKGKTIAVIGYGAQGRAQALMMHDSGLNVVVGIRPGKSADKAKADGLKILPVAEAAQKADIVHILLPDEVQGQVYEKEIKPHLKAGKALSFSHGFNIVFKKIVPPEGVDVIMVAPKAPGTEERKRYLEGFGVPALIAVKKNASGKAKDIALGMAKAMRFTKAGVFECTFEQETYSDLFGEQAVLCGGTAELIKAGFETLTSRGYPPEIAYFECLHELKLIVDLVNEGGLEHMWDVVSNTAEYGGRTRGKAIITPETKKAMQKLLDDIESGKFAEEWINEYKAGGENFSQLRKLDSEHQIEKTGKAIRAMFEK, from the coding sequence ATGGCGCAGATTTTCCACGAAAAGGATGCAACTTTGGATGCGGTCAAGGGCAAGACGATTGCGGTCATAGGCTACGGCGCGCAGGGCAGGGCACAGGCTTTGATGATGCACGATTCCGGCCTCAATGTTGTTGTCGGCATCAGGCCCGGCAAGTCGGCGGACAAGGCGAAGGCTGACGGCCTGAAAATCCTGCCGGTTGCGGAGGCAGCGCAGAAAGCGGACATAGTCCATATCCTCCTGCCGGATGAAGTGCAGGGCCAGGTCTATGAAAAGGAAATAAAGCCGCACCTCAAGGCCGGAAAGGCATTGTCTTTCAGCCACGGCTTCAACATTGTTTTCAAAAAAATCGTTCCGCCGGAAGGAGTCGACGTCATAATGGTTGCGCCGAAAGCGCCCGGAACCGAGGAAAGGAAACGCTACCTTGAAGGGTTCGGGGTTCCGGCTCTCATTGCAGTCAAAAAGAATGCGAGCGGAAAGGCGAAGGACATTGCTTTGGGAATGGCGAAGGCGATGCGCTTCACGAAAGCGGGAGTGTTTGAGTGCACGTTCGAGCAGGAAACCTATTCGGATTTGTTCGGGGAGCAGGCCGTGCTTTGCGGCGGAACAGCGGAGCTCATAAAGGCCGGCTTTGAAACCCTGACTTCGCGCGGATACCCGCCGGAAATAGCCTACTTTGAATGCCTGCACGAATTGAAGCTGATAGTCGATTTGGTAAACGAGGGCGGCCTCGAGCACATGTGGGATGTCGTTTCCAATACCGCGGAATACGGCGGAAGGACGCGCGGGAAGGCAATCATAACGCCTGAAACCAAGAAGGCGATGCAAAAGCTCCTTGACGACATTGAATCCGGAAAATTCGCGGAAGAGTGGATAAACGAGTACAAGGCGGGCGGGGAAAACTTTTCACAGCTGCGCAAGCTTGACTCGGAACACCAGATCGAGAAAACCGGAAAGGCAATCAGGGCAATGTTCGAAAAGTAA
- a CDS encoding ABC transporter ATP-binding protein, translating into MRKTVLELQDVWKIYKMDSVEVPAVKGISFKVSDGEFVSIMGASGSGKSTVLGIIGALDVPTKGKVFLDGTEITSLPEDRLARIRGKKIGFVFQTFNLYPTLNVFENIALPMKIHEFDKKAQEEKVRELARLVGLEHREHHLPAQLSGGERQRVAIARALATDPAMILADEPTGNLDTKTSREIIGLFVDLNKQGRTIVMVTHEQDNAAVAERTIELRDGEIIFDGKFSRRSKK; encoded by the coding sequence ATGCGGAAAACTGTTCTCGAATTGCAGGACGTCTGGAAAATCTACAAAATGGATTCCGTTGAAGTGCCGGCCGTCAAGGGAATAAGCTTCAAGGTCTCTGATGGCGAATTCGTTTCAATCATGGGCGCGTCCGGCTCCGGAAAATCCACTGTTTTGGGCATCATCGGCGCGCTTGACGTTCCCACAAAGGGAAAGGTCTTCCTTGACGGCACGGAAATAACAAGCCTGCCGGAAGACAGGCTTGCAAGAATCCGGGGGAAAAAAATCGGCTTCGTTTTCCAGACATTCAACCTCTATCCGACGCTCAATGTTTTTGAGAACATTGCCCTGCCAATGAAAATCCATGAATTCGACAAGAAGGCGCAGGAAGAGAAAGTAAGGGAGCTTGCCAGATTGGTGGGCCTTGAGCACCGCGAGCACCATTTGCCGGCACAGCTTTCCGGCGGGGAAAGGCAGCGCGTCGCCATTGCAAGGGCGCTTGCTACGGACCCTGCAATGATTTTGGCGGACGAGCCTACCGGGAACCTTGACACCAAAACAAGCCGTGAGATAATCGGCCTTTTCGTGGACCTCAACAAGCAGGGCCGCACAATTGTCATGGTCACGCACGAGCAGGACAACGCGGCGGTTGCGGAAAGGACAATCGAATTGCGCGACGGCGAAATCATTTTTGACGGAAAATTTTCCCGGAGGTCAAAAAAATGA